One part of the Sorangiineae bacterium MSr11954 genome encodes these proteins:
- a CDS encoding TetR/AcrR family transcriptional regulator produces the protein MRYPTGHRQRSRDRIIEAAASLFRSRGISNTGIDAVMASVGLTAGGFYAHFKSKQDLIGEVVRKAFAEGEGRLTCNEEDDRAWLETVLRRYMSRSHRDHPDEGCPMTTLLTELPHVHDVVQPIVVEQVSSYAELLEKRLAKGASNARQRALAIIALMVGAVALARVLRGSKLSDEILMAARTVGVSLADR, from the coding sequence ATGCGCTACCCGACGGGACATCGGCAACGTTCGCGCGACCGCATCATCGAGGCCGCGGCCAGCCTCTTTCGCTCCCGTGGCATCTCCAACACGGGCATCGACGCGGTGATGGCCTCCGTCGGCCTCACGGCGGGCGGCTTCTACGCGCACTTCAAATCGAAGCAGGATCTCATCGGCGAGGTCGTCCGAAAGGCCTTCGCCGAGGGCGAAGGTCGATTGACGTGCAACGAAGAAGACGACCGCGCGTGGCTGGAGACGGTGCTCCGGCGCTATATGAGCCGCTCGCACCGCGACCACCCCGACGAGGGCTGTCCCATGACCACCTTGCTCACGGAGCTGCCCCACGTGCACGACGTGGTGCAGCCCATCGTCGTCGAGCAGGTGAGCAGCTACGCCGAGCTGCTCGAAAAGAGGCTCGCCAAAGGCGCGAGCAACGCGCGGCAGCGGGCGCTCGCCATCATCGCCCTCATGGTCGGAGCCGTCGCGCTCGCGCGGGTCCTTCGCGGCAGCAAATTGTCCGACGAGATCCTGATGGCCGCCCGCACCGTCGGCGTCTCCTTGGCCGATCGTTAG
- a CDS encoding DoxX family protein, translated as MIQRVLAPYSERVFFVLRVIYGLMFAMHGMQKVLGILADHAVPVGSQLWIGGIIELTTGLAIAVGLFTSWAAFLASGMMAVAYMQFHWKFQMGGAFFPVVNKGELAVMYCFAYLYLACRGAGPFSLDAKLRAGRG; from the coding sequence ATGATCCAGCGGGTGCTTGCACCGTATTCGGAGCGGGTGTTCTTCGTGCTGCGCGTGATCTATGGGCTCATGTTCGCGATGCACGGGATGCAGAAGGTCCTGGGGATTTTGGCCGACCATGCGGTGCCGGTCGGATCGCAGCTGTGGATCGGAGGGATCATCGAGCTTACGACCGGTCTCGCCATCGCCGTGGGGCTCTTCACATCGTGGGCGGCCTTTTTGGCGAGCGGGATGATGGCGGTGGCCTACATGCAATTCCATTGGAAGTTCCAAATGGGCGGAGCCTTCTTTCCCGTGGTGAACAAAGGGGAGCTGGCCGTGATGTACTGCTTCGCGTACCTCTACCTGGCCTGCCGCGGCGCGGGACCGTTCAGCCTCGACGCGAAGCTGCGCGCGGGTCGCGGCTAA
- a CDS encoding NAD-dependent epimerase/dehydratase family protein: MGTVAVTGATGFIGSAVVRHLLAAKRDVRAIIEPGANTKNLDDLNVERITCDVTDAKRMQKALSGCESLYHLAAIYRIWLEDPTPIWRVNVEGTSATLLAAKNAGVRRVVYTSSIAAIGLVEGGEADETCRFNLFDGNDYIMTKWLSERVALSFADAGMSLVVVNPAFPFGPRDIAPTPTGKIILSILRGEFPAIPPGGICTIDVDDCAMGHVLAEEKGRAGERYILGNENVTLKELYAIVARIAGVKTPWLQVPASVAVSVALGMELWADRVTHKEPSATYRAARYAMKNVFFRCDKAKNELGMPTRPLAESVRRAVDWFREEGVIEAKS, from the coding sequence ATGGGAACCGTAGCAGTCACGGGGGCAACGGGTTTCATTGGCAGTGCCGTGGTGCGTCATCTGCTCGCGGCCAAGCGCGACGTTCGCGCCATCATCGAGCCGGGGGCCAACACGAAGAACCTCGACGATTTGAATGTCGAGCGCATCACGTGCGACGTCACCGACGCCAAGCGCATGCAAAAAGCGCTATCGGGGTGTGAGTCGCTCTATCACCTGGCGGCCATCTACCGCATTTGGCTGGAGGATCCGACGCCGATCTGGCGGGTCAATGTGGAAGGCACATCGGCCACCTTGCTGGCGGCAAAGAACGCCGGGGTTCGGCGGGTGGTGTACACGAGCTCCATCGCCGCCATCGGCCTGGTCGAAGGGGGCGAGGCCGACGAGACGTGCCGCTTCAATCTGTTCGACGGCAACGACTACATCATGACGAAGTGGCTGAGCGAGCGCGTCGCCCTCAGCTTTGCCGACGCGGGCATGTCCTTGGTGGTGGTGAATCCTGCGTTTCCGTTCGGGCCGCGCGACATCGCGCCCACGCCCACCGGCAAGATCATTCTGTCGATCTTGCGGGGCGAGTTCCCAGCGATTCCGCCCGGCGGCATTTGCACCATCGATGTCGACGACTGCGCGATGGGTCACGTGCTGGCGGAGGAAAAAGGGCGCGCGGGCGAGCGCTACATCCTCGGCAACGAGAACGTGACCTTGAAAGAGCTGTACGCCATCGTCGCGCGGATCGCGGGGGTGAAGACGCCGTGGCTGCAGGTGCCGGCCTCCGTGGCCGTGAGCGTGGCGCTCGGCATGGAGCTCTGGGCCGATCGTGTGACCCACAAAGAGCCGAGCGCCACCTACCGCGCGGCGCGCTACGCGATGAAGAACGTGTTCTTCCGCTGCGACAAGGCGAAGAACGAGCTGGGCATGCCCACGCGCCCCCTCGCCGAGAGCGTGCGGCGCGCGGTCGATTGGTTCCGCGAAGAGGGCGTGATCGAGGCAAAATCGTAG
- a CDS encoding glutamine--tRNA ligase/YqeY domain fusion protein codes for MGETKPSDFIRDKVSADLAANKYGGRVATRFPPEPNGYLHIGHAKSICLNFGVAQEFGGVCHLRMDDTNPTTEDPEYVEAIQRDVRWLGFEWGENMFYASDYYERLYELGEKLIRLGRAYVCDLSEEQMAEYRGIVGQPGKESPYRDRSVEENLDRFRRMRKGEFPEGACVLRAKIDMTSPNMKMRDPPIYRIKHAHHYRTGDSWCIYPLYDFAHCLSDSMERITHSICTLEFESARELYDWVVQATEMPWVPKQTEFARLNLTYTVMSKRKLLQLVGEGHVRGWDDPRMPTLAGMRRRGYTPEAIRDFCGRVGVARNISTVDVALLEHTVREDLNPRSPRVLAVLHPLKVTIANWPDGEVEELDGPYWPHDIPKEGSRKIPFSGELYIDRDDFMEEPPKDFYRLAPGRSVRLRHGYIVTCTEVIKDAAGQVKELICSYDPATRGGVAPKGTKIDGTIHWVSAAHALDAEVRLYDRLFSTEFPGGAGVDFKEELNPASLTVVTAKVEPSLKSAAAGDRFQFERLGFFLVDSDSKPGAPVFNRTVSLKDSWAKAVEAKAAGAGAPKKEARAASPSAAKAGGAAPARAEAKVTLSEGAKALVEAHALTEDEASTLDASPVLRGIFDAAIGKGAKAKAVASLLTNDVLGELRGRDLERPPFEGDAVAELLALVQDGTLSTKLAKDVLVAMFDGEGSPRVIVERRGMRQIGDRGQVESAVEAVLAQNADAVGRYRAGNANVLGALVGLTMKATGGRANPKLVTEILKQKLSA; via the coding sequence ATGGGTGAAACCAAGCCGAGCGACTTCATCCGCGACAAAGTGTCCGCGGACCTCGCCGCGAACAAATACGGCGGTCGGGTCGCTACCCGCTTTCCGCCGGAGCCGAACGGGTACCTTCATATCGGTCATGCGAAATCGATCTGTCTGAACTTCGGCGTGGCCCAGGAGTTCGGCGGGGTCTGCCACCTCCGCATGGACGATACGAATCCGACCACCGAGGATCCGGAGTATGTCGAGGCGATTCAGCGGGACGTGCGGTGGCTGGGCTTCGAGTGGGGCGAGAACATGTTCTACGCCTCCGACTACTACGAGCGCCTCTACGAGCTCGGCGAGAAACTCATCCGTCTGGGCCGCGCCTATGTCTGCGATCTCTCCGAGGAGCAGATGGCCGAGTACCGGGGCATCGTGGGGCAGCCGGGCAAGGAGAGCCCCTACCGCGATCGCTCGGTGGAGGAGAACCTCGATCGCTTCCGCCGGATGCGAAAGGGCGAGTTCCCGGAGGGGGCGTGCGTCCTGCGGGCGAAGATCGACATGACGTCGCCCAACATGAAGATGCGCGATCCGCCCATTTATCGCATCAAGCACGCGCACCATTACCGCACGGGCGACAGCTGGTGCATCTACCCGCTCTACGATTTCGCGCACTGCCTGTCCGACTCCATGGAGCGCATCACGCACTCCATCTGCACCCTGGAGTTCGAGAGCGCGCGCGAGCTCTACGACTGGGTGGTCCAGGCGACCGAGATGCCGTGGGTGCCGAAGCAAACGGAGTTTGCGCGGCTCAATTTGACCTACACGGTGATGAGCAAGCGCAAGCTGCTCCAGCTGGTGGGCGAGGGGCACGTTCGCGGCTGGGACGATCCGCGCATGCCCACCCTCGCCGGCATGCGCCGCCGCGGCTACACCCCCGAGGCCATCCGCGACTTCTGCGGCCGGGTCGGGGTGGCGCGCAACATCAGCACCGTCGACGTGGCCCTGCTTGAGCACACGGTGCGCGAAGATTTGAATCCGCGCTCGCCGCGCGTGCTCGCCGTGCTCCACCCATTGAAGGTGACCATCGCCAATTGGCCCGACGGCGAGGTGGAGGAGCTCGATGGGCCGTATTGGCCGCACGACATTCCAAAAGAGGGGTCGCGCAAGATCCCCTTTTCGGGCGAGCTCTACATCGATCGCGATGACTTCATGGAGGAGCCGCCCAAGGACTTTTACCGGCTCGCGCCCGGTCGCTCGGTGCGCCTGCGGCACGGGTACATCGTGACGTGCACGGAGGTGATCAAGGACGCGGCGGGGCAGGTGAAGGAGCTGATCTGTTCCTACGATCCCGCGACCCGCGGTGGGGTGGCGCCAAAGGGAACGAAGATCGATGGGACGATTCACTGGGTGAGCGCCGCGCACGCGCTCGACGCGGAGGTGCGGCTCTACGATCGGCTGTTCTCGACGGAGTTCCCCGGCGGGGCGGGGGTGGACTTCAAGGAGGAGCTCAACCCGGCTTCGTTGACCGTGGTGACGGCCAAGGTCGAACCAAGCTTGAAGTCGGCGGCGGCGGGGGATCGGTTCCAGTTCGAGCGGCTGGGGTTCTTCCTGGTCGACTCCGACTCCAAGCCGGGCGCGCCGGTGTTCAATCGCACGGTGTCGCTCAAGGACTCGTGGGCCAAGGCGGTGGAGGCCAAGGCGGCGGGCGCGGGGGCGCCCAAGAAGGAAGCGCGCGCGGCATCGCCCTCGGCGGCCAAAGCGGGTGGCGCGGCCCCGGCGCGCGCGGAGGCGAAGGTCACCTTGTCCGAGGGCGCCAAGGCGCTGGTGGAGGCGCACGCGCTGACGGAGGACGAGGCGTCGACATTGGACGCATCGCCGGTGCTGCGGGGGATCTTCGATGCGGCGATCGGCAAGGGCGCGAAGGCGAAGGCGGTGGCGTCGCTCTTGACGAACGACGTGCTCGGCGAGCTGCGCGGGCGCGATCTGGAGCGTCCTCCGTTCGAGGGCGACGCGGTGGCCGAGCTGCTCGCGTTGGTGCAAGACGGCACCTTGTCGACCAAGCTCGCCAAAGACGTTCTCGTCGCCATGTTCGACGGCGAGGGCTCACCGCGGGTCATCGTCGAGCGCCGGGGGATGCGGCAAATCGGCGATCGCGGTCAGGTCGAATCGGCGGTCGAAGCGGTGCTCGCGCAGAACGCCGATGCGGTGGGGCGCTACCGCGCGGGCAACGCCAATGTGCTCGGGGCGCTGGTGGGTTTGACGATGAAGGCCACCGGCGGGCGCGCGAACCCCAAGTTGGTCACGGAAATTCTGAAGCAGAAGCTCTCGGCCTGA
- a CDS encoding acyl-CoA dehydrogenase family protein, producing MPSPFREEHEHFRRTVRQFAEKELAPYAEEWERAEDFPNDVFKRAGELGIFGAHYPEEAGGLGGDYWFAVAKSEELVRSRMSGVTMALLVQADMATPVIADLGTKEQIDEFLHPAIQGQKIAALGVSEPNAGSDVAGIQTWAKKDGDDYIINGAKTFITNGTRADFITLLVKTAPDQGAHGCSFFLVPTKTKGFSVAKKLKKIGNHSSDTAELAFEDMRVPKRYLLGEENSGFMYLMQNFQSERIIACTSGLAGAQLTIDQSIEYGRERKAFGKPIIKREYWQHKFVDLTAKLEAARALSYKGAGEYNEDKYVKKDQVSFETVKTISMAKIFAGDVLSEIADECLQFHGGAGYIEEYDIARVWRDQRLFRIGGGTTETLRYYVAKLMGL from the coding sequence ATGCCCAGTCCTTTCCGCGAAGAACACGAGCACTTCCGTCGAACCGTTCGCCAATTCGCCGAGAAGGAGCTCGCTCCTTACGCGGAAGAGTGGGAGCGCGCGGAGGATTTCCCGAACGACGTGTTCAAGCGCGCGGGCGAGCTCGGAATTTTTGGTGCGCACTACCCCGAAGAAGCGGGTGGTTTGGGCGGCGATTATTGGTTCGCCGTGGCCAAGAGCGAAGAGCTGGTGCGCTCGCGCATGAGCGGGGTCACCATGGCTCTGCTCGTTCAGGCGGACATGGCCACACCGGTCATCGCCGATCTGGGCACGAAGGAGCAAATCGACGAGTTCCTGCACCCCGCGATCCAGGGGCAGAAAATCGCTGCGCTGGGCGTCTCGGAGCCGAACGCCGGGAGCGATGTGGCGGGCATTCAAACCTGGGCCAAAAAAGACGGCGACGATTACATCATCAACGGCGCCAAGACCTTCATCACCAACGGCACCCGCGCGGACTTCATCACCCTGCTGGTGAAGACGGCGCCCGATCAAGGCGCGCACGGGTGCAGCTTCTTTTTGGTGCCCACCAAGACCAAAGGGTTCTCGGTCGCCAAGAAGCTGAAGAAGATCGGCAATCACTCCAGCGACACCGCGGAGCTGGCCTTCGAAGACATGCGCGTCCCCAAGCGCTACCTCCTGGGCGAGGAGAACTCGGGGTTCATGTACCTGATGCAGAATTTCCAATCCGAGCGCATCATCGCATGCACCAGCGGGCTGGCCGGCGCGCAGCTGACCATCGACCAATCGATCGAATATGGGCGCGAGCGCAAGGCGTTCGGCAAACCGATCATCAAACGGGAGTACTGGCAGCACAAGTTCGTCGATCTGACCGCCAAGCTCGAGGCGGCGCGCGCGCTCTCGTACAAGGGAGCGGGGGAGTACAACGAGGACAAGTACGTCAAAAAAGATCAAGTGAGCTTCGAGACCGTGAAGACGATCTCGATGGCCAAGATCTTCGCGGGCGACGTCCTCAGCGAGATCGCCGACGAGTGCCTGCAGTTCCACGGCGGCGCGGGCTACATCGAAGAATACGATATTGCGCGCGTATGGCGCGACCAGCGTCTGTTTCGTATTGGTGGCGGCACCACGGAGACGTTGCGGTATTACGTCGCAAAATTGATGGGGCTCTGA
- a CDS encoding SPFH/Band 7/PHB domain protein, translated as MMNDKWMLFAGLAAGFALVPILRTLVRRLRVEVEDEEVALVTRFGKLTDVITKPGWHWLVARALPFVNVIPVSLRRDFRDITNIRVNDARGTTVVVDVFLEFRITDPVKVTFDVADWDRSMRNVVSHAVISILGNRDFKQILCDRTELNERLQRELEAETQRWGIGIELALMRNVSLLPEVSQQVFHTIAARLERAKAYIEEEGHQRVALFEAQTSARIAELVADAKAQYPAAVGRAYADLKTNPEVFAAYETLYELSLVNPHRMTAFKGFTEGEIRSVDAAMLEPQFPPSYADGAPASGMRLSDPGAPRNVAVLPPRLREAVVDSQDG; from the coding sequence ATGATGAACGACAAGTGGATGCTTTTCGCAGGTCTCGCGGCAGGCTTTGCGCTGGTGCCGATTCTCCGCACCCTCGTGCGGCGCCTTCGGGTCGAGGTGGAGGACGAGGAGGTGGCGCTGGTCACCCGCTTCGGGAAGCTCACCGACGTGATCACCAAGCCGGGCTGGCACTGGCTCGTCGCCCGCGCGCTCCCGTTCGTGAACGTGATCCCCGTCTCCTTGCGGCGCGACTTTCGGGACATCACCAACATCCGCGTGAACGACGCGCGGGGGACCACGGTGGTGGTGGACGTCTTCCTCGAGTTCCGCATCACGGATCCGGTGAAGGTCACCTTCGACGTGGCGGACTGGGACCGCTCGATGCGAAACGTCGTCTCGCACGCGGTGATTTCGATCTTGGGCAACCGCGACTTCAAGCAGATCCTATGCGACCGCACCGAGCTCAATGAGCGGCTGCAGCGCGAGCTCGAGGCGGAGACGCAGCGCTGGGGCATCGGCATCGAGCTGGCGCTGATGCGCAACGTGAGCCTCTTGCCGGAGGTCTCGCAGCAGGTCTTCCACACCATCGCCGCGCGCCTGGAGCGGGCCAAGGCGTACATCGAGGAAGAGGGCCATCAGCGGGTGGCGCTCTTCGAGGCCCAGACGAGCGCGCGCATCGCCGAGCTGGTCGCGGACGCCAAGGCGCAATACCCGGCGGCCGTGGGCCGGGCGTACGCCGATCTGAAGACGAACCCGGAGGTCTTCGCGGCCTACGAAACGCTCTACGAGCTCTCGTTGGTCAACCCGCACAGGATGACGGCGTTCAAGGGCTTCACCGAGGGCGAGATCCGCTCCGTCGACGCCGCGATGCTCGAGCCGCAGTTCCCGCCGTCGTATGCGGATGGTGCCCCGGCGAGCGGCATGAGGTTATCGGATCCGGGGGCGCCGAGGAACGTGGCGGTGCTACCTCCACGCCTGAGGGAGGCTGTGGTAGATAGCCAGGATGGGTGA
- a CDS encoding SCP2 sterol-binding domain-containing protein: protein MANDFPSDEWTRAYKDAINSNPAYKIAGKDWTHGVVAMVVKADPSLGIPEDQGMWLDVHGGECRDCKLVSREEADKAAFVIVADYARWKQVIKKEIDPIKAMMQNKLKLTKGHMPTIVKYVQSSRELVESTTRVPTKFRDEP from the coding sequence ATGGCCAACGACTTCCCTTCCGATGAGTGGACGCGCGCGTACAAGGACGCGATCAATTCGAACCCTGCCTACAAGATCGCCGGCAAAGACTGGACGCACGGCGTCGTTGCGATGGTCGTCAAAGCGGATCCGTCGCTCGGGATACCGGAAGACCAGGGTATGTGGCTGGACGTGCACGGCGGCGAGTGTCGCGATTGCAAGCTCGTTTCGCGGGAAGAAGCCGACAAGGCCGCCTTCGTGATCGTGGCCGATTATGCGCGCTGGAAGCAGGTCATCAAGAAAGAGATCGACCCGATCAAGGCGATGATGCAGAACAAACTCAAGCTCACGAAGGGTCACATGCCGACCATCGTGAAGTACGTGCAGTCCTCGCGGGAGCTGGTGGAATCCACCACGCGGGTCCCCACCAAGTTCCGGGACGAACCGTAG
- a CDS encoding response regulator encodes MKNPTIEVIEASDGEQAWSLAQEHLPDLVVLDVMMPGMSGWEVCRKIREDVSLAHTGVLMLTGIGENLNQLTSPLYGADAYIDKPFDFGELDEKVRTALEAREGQREGISRPRLNGVGGAARPAKRVIGKVAKAPKKKAKPAKAKAKTTAAATRATRATRGKNGKAAKAPAVAKATKGAPKVTKAAKKGAKPARKAPAKLPASVKARAGKAPTPKKGAVAPAKKGASAKKGAAAAKNGASAKKGAAAAKNGAAAKNGASARNGGRNHAPAKAARTAPKSPKASRKVPPPARGKSRATR; translated from the coding sequence ATGAAAAATCCCACCATCGAGGTCATCGAGGCCTCCGACGGTGAACAAGCGTGGTCGCTCGCGCAAGAGCACCTGCCGGATTTGGTCGTGCTCGACGTGATGATGCCCGGCATGAGCGGTTGGGAGGTCTGTCGCAAGATCCGCGAAGACGTCTCCTTGGCCCACACGGGCGTGTTGATGCTGACGGGCATCGGCGAGAACCTCAATCAGCTCACCAGCCCGCTCTACGGCGCCGACGCGTACATCGACAAGCCCTTCGACTTCGGTGAGCTCGACGAAAAAGTGCGCACCGCGCTCGAAGCGCGCGAAGGTCAGCGCGAAGGCATCTCCCGCCCGCGCTTGAACGGCGTCGGCGGCGCCGCGCGCCCGGCGAAGCGGGTCATCGGCAAGGTCGCAAAGGCGCCGAAGAAGAAGGCCAAGCCGGCAAAGGCGAAGGCGAAGACCACCGCCGCGGCAACGCGCGCGACCCGCGCGACCCGCGGCAAAAACGGCAAGGCGGCGAAGGCCCCCGCCGTCGCCAAGGCCACCAAAGGCGCGCCGAAGGTCACAAAGGCCGCGAAGAAGGGCGCAAAGCCGGCGAGGAAGGCCCCCGCCAAGCTGCCGGCCAGCGTCAAGGCTCGGGCGGGCAAAGCACCCACGCCGAAGAAGGGCGCCGTCGCCCCCGCGAAGAAGGGCGCCAGCGCAAAAAAGGGCGCCGCCGCCGCCAAGAACGGCGCCAGCGCAAAAAAGGGCGCCGCCGCCGCCAAGAACGGCGCCGCCGCGAAGAACGGCGCGAGCGCGCGCAACGGCGGGCGCAACCACGCCCCCGCCAAAGCCGCACGAACCGCACCCAAGTCGCCGAAGGCTTCGCGCAAAGTGCCGCCGCCCGCCCGCGGCAAGAGCCGCGCAACGCGGTAG
- a CDS encoding SPFH domain-containing protein yields MSTSFVVGFLGGLAVYLGVLGYRAWFRVEQGYLAVLTSFGAAVMKGKDGKALRLFEPGLHFKWPWQKVHTVAIMEQNLDLSGEDGGRMAMAEDGTVLRFDSILRYAPDKEQIYAFLFGMKAPLEHITRLFTCLLRNEIANFGRTARDSRDSRDPRESQPEAPHEGSYALIRRERHELNRRIEAFCRDQVGERYGVKFNAVDLTDILPPDELVDALNAVMNAKAEADEEYARAEADCQRHILAAERGVDIARARALAAEREIRTLATYLEELRKSSTLALYVQRRKAEVLAQSRAYYFRST; encoded by the coding sequence ATGAGCACGTCATTCGTCGTGGGTTTCTTGGGAGGGCTCGCCGTGTACCTCGGCGTGCTGGGGTACCGCGCGTGGTTTCGGGTGGAGCAGGGCTACCTCGCCGTTCTAACGAGCTTTGGCGCGGCGGTCATGAAGGGCAAGGATGGTAAAGCGCTCCGCCTCTTCGAGCCGGGTCTGCACTTCAAGTGGCCGTGGCAGAAGGTGCACACGGTGGCCATCATGGAGCAGAACCTCGATCTCTCCGGCGAGGACGGCGGGCGCATGGCCATGGCGGAAGACGGCACCGTTCTCCGCTTCGACTCCATCCTGCGCTACGCCCCCGACAAAGAGCAAATCTACGCCTTCCTCTTCGGCATGAAGGCGCCGCTGGAGCACATCACCCGGCTCTTCACGTGCCTGCTCCGAAACGAGATCGCCAACTTCGGAAGGACCGCGCGCGATTCGAGGGACTCGCGCGACCCGCGTGAATCGCAACCCGAGGCGCCCCACGAAGGTTCGTACGCGCTCATCCGCCGCGAGCGCCACGAGCTCAATCGCCGCATCGAAGCGTTCTGCCGCGATCAAGTGGGCGAGCGCTATGGCGTGAAGTTCAACGCGGTGGACCTCACGGACATTCTCCCGCCCGACGAGCTGGTCGACGCGCTCAACGCGGTCATGAACGCCAAGGCGGAGGCCGACGAGGAGTACGCCCGGGCGGAGGCCGATTGCCAGCGCCATATCCTCGCGGCCGAGCGCGGGGTCGACATCGCCCGCGCGCGCGCCCTGGCCGCCGAGCGCGAGATCCGAACCCTGGCCACCTACCTCGAGGAGCTGCGCAAGAGCAGCACCTTGGCGCTCTACGTGCAGCGCCGAAAGGCCGAAGTCCTCGCTCAATCGCGCGCCTATTACTTCCGGAGCACATGA